ATCTGAAAATGGTTTTCCGGGGGAATCTCTGGCCAATGAAACGCTGAAAATGACTGTTACCAAGGATGATGTTAAAAATAATATGGTTTCTCTTGATGTGAGTGATAAAGGAATCTGGATTAATGAAGATTTTTTTGTATCAGTGAGAGTTTCTGAAGATTTTAAAGGGAAACTTTATCTGGCAGGAAATATTTTTGCATTTTCAAAGAATACCTATTACAGAAACTATTTCGGAGAATGGAAAAAGTTTTCAGCGGGTGAACCTTCCATTAATGTGGATGTTCTGGTAGAAAAATGAAAACTCTAAATGTTTTTCTTAGTTTAATCCACTTCTAAAAGCTTTTTTAAATACAAAGCATTATTGATGGCCGCTGTTCCCCAGGTATTATTGAAAAATATAAAGACTTTCTTTTCCGCTTTGAGCATTTCTTCTGCAAGATCATTAAGGAAGCTATAACTATATTCAGATTTGTAAAGGATAGGTTTTCCATGAAGCCTGTAATAAAGAATTCCAGGATGATTAATGATGATATCCTGCGGGAGATCGCCCGGAAAGCTGACACCGGAAAAAATAATCTTGTGTTCTTTTAATAAGGTAAAGACATTTTCCTGCCACCAGGAATGATGACGGAACTCAATGACATTAATATATCCGAAATTAATATTGTTGAGAATCAGGTCCAGATTTTCCGGAGAATTTTTAAAAGAAGGCGGGAACTGATATAAAAACCCGGAAAGCTTTTCTTTTAAATGATCAGCAATATGACTGGAGAATTCTGTAATCTCTTCTTTACATGCTTTCAGACGTTTTTCATGCGAAATGATTTTTGGGATTTTGATGAAAAACCTAAAATGATCAGGGGTTTCATTATACCATTTCAGAAGAGTTTTAGCAGTTGGCTTACGGTAAAAAGTTGAATTGATTTCCACCGAATTAAAGACTTGTGAATATAAAGTAAGAAAGTCTTTACTTTGGGCATTTTCAGGATATAATGACCCTTTCCAGTCATTATTATAAAATCCCGAACATCCAATGTAAAGACTTTCTTTTTTCATGTGATGTAAAATTGAGGTTAATAAACCGTTTTTATCTTTGCTTAATATCCAGATCTACAGAATTTAATCTTAATGAATTCAGGATCACAGATAAAGAACTGAAACTCATGGCTGCCGCGGCAATCATCGGAGACAGCAGAATTCCAAAGAATGGATACAATAATCCTGCCGCAACCGGAACTCCCAATACATTATAGATGAATGCAAAGAACAGGTTTTCTTTAATGTTTTTAAGAAGCTTTTCACTCAGAAGTTTTGCTTTGGCTACTCCTAAAATATCTCCTTTCAGAAGGGTGATTTCTGCACTTTCAATGGCTACATCAGTTCCTGTTCCCATAGCGATTCCAACATCAGACTGGGCTAAAGCAGGGGAGTCGTTGATTCCGTCCCCGGTCATGGCTACAATCTTACCTTGCTGCTGCAGTCTTTTTACTTCGTTTAATTTATCTTCAGGAAGGCAGTTGGCTTTGAAATGTTGGATGCCCAGCTCATCGGCAACTGCTTTTGCTGTGTGTTCATTATCTCCGGTCATCATCATGACATCAATTCCTTCATCCATCAGCTGTCTGACTGCTTTTTTGGAGCTTTCTTTAATCTTATCTGTAAAGCTGATGAAACCTAATACAATTTGATCCTTTGCAATATAGGAAATGGTATGTGCTTTTGACTGTACTTCTACCGCTTTTTGTTTTAAATGTTCAGGAATGCTGAGATTATGGCTGGTCAGAAGACCTTCGTTTCCTAAATAAACTGTTTTTCCATTGATATTTCCTTTTACTCCTTTCCCGGAAATGTTTTCAAACTGATCCACTTTTTCGGCAGAAATATGCTCTTCTTTTGCTCTTTTGATTACGGCGTTCGATAATGGATGTTCTGAATTCTGATTCAGTGAAAATGCCAGTTTTAGCATCTGGTTTTTGTCTTCACTGCCGGTTGTTTCAATATATTCCACAGACGGCTTTCCTTCTGTAAGAGTACCGGTTTTATCCGTAATTAAAACATTTACTTTATTCATCTGCTCAAGGGCTTCCGCATTTTTGATCAGGATTCCGTTTTTGGCTCCTTTTCCGATCCCTACCATTAAAGACATGGGCGTTGCAAGGCCAAGTGCACACGGACAGGCTACAATTAAAACCGCTACGGCGTTAACAAATGCGAAAAGGCTTCTTTTTCCTTCCGGTCCGAAAAATTGCCATAGAACAAACGTAAGCACCGCAATCAGAATAACTACCGGAACAAAAACTTTGGAAACTTTATCGGTTAGTTTTTGAATAGGAGCCTTACTTCGGCTGGCTTCATTAACCATTTTAATGATTTGTGAAAGAAGGGTTTCATCACCTACTTTTTCAGCTTTCATTATAAAAACCTGATTTCCGTTGATGGTTCCCGATGAAACTTTATCATCAATATTTTTCTCTACAGGAACGGGCTCTCCGGTAATCATACTTTCATCCACTACAGAATTTCCTTCAATGATTTTTCCGTCTACCGGAATTTTTTCTCCCGGCTTTACTTTTAATAAATCACCGATTTTAACCTGGGAAAGAAGAACTTTCTTTTCCTCTCCGTTCACCATAAGATTGGCTTCATCAGGTGAAAGGTTCATCAGCTCTTTAATGGCATTTCCTGTTTTTTTATGCGCTGCTGCTTCCATAAGCTGCCCTAAAATAACCAATGTTAAAATAACACAGACCGCTTCAAAATATAATGGAATCTCATGATTATGTCCACGGATTTCATGCGGGATAATATCCGGAAAAGCAATAGCGGTTATACTGAAAATAAAAGCAGCTGCAACCCCCAATGCAATAAGACTGAACATGTTTAAGTTCCATGTTTTGAAAGAAATCCAGCCTCTTTTCAATAAGAACCATCCTGAATAAAACATAACAGGCAGCGTTAATATAAGTTCTATAATTCCCTGTATCTGATGAGAAAAAGGGAAATTAATAAACATTCCGCCCATCGAAAGAATGAAAACAGGAATGGTAAAAGCAAGGGAAATAAAGAATTTCTTTTTTAAGATATTATAGGTTTCGTCCTCTTCATCGTCTCCGCTGTCAGGCATTCTTACGAGGTCCATTCCACAGATAGGGCAGCTTCCCGGTTCATCGCTGATGATTTCCGGATGCATCGGACAGGTGTATTTTGCGGTTTTTTTTTCGGGGTATTTTACCAGATCCATTCCACAGACGGGACATCCTACATTGGAGTCATAGGTTTTATCCCCTTCACAGTACATCGGACAATAGTATCTTCCTGCCATTTCATCTGTTACTGTCGGTGCTTCATGATGATGGTGTCCGTGATGATGGTCGTGTGAATGCGAATGTGAATGGTTGTGTTGTGAAGCATTCTTTACCAGTTCTTCAGTGATGGGCTCCAGGTGCATATGGCAAACCGGGCAGCCTGTATCTGAATTGTAGGTTTTATCCCCTTCACAGAACATTGGGCAATAGTATTTTCCAATATTATTTTTAAAACTTTCCGGTAGGTTTGATGAAGAGTAAGTAGGTTTGTGATTGGGATCTTTAGCGTGTTTTTCTTCAATAGGTACGAGGTACATATTGCAAACCGGGCATCTTTCACCTTGTTTAAAGTATACTTTATCTCCTTCACATTCCATCGGGCAATAATATACTGAAGAAGGGGAAACTCTGTCCTGAGGCTTTACAAATGCCTTTTCCGGTTTTTCCGGGTCTTCCAGTCTGTATTTTCCTATTTCTGATAAAGCCTGATTTAAAGCTGAAAGCTCAATTTCGTGATCGAAAGTGATGGTTGCTGTACTGTTTTCCAGATTCACATCGGCTTTAACACCGTGAACACTGTTGAGCTTTTCTGAGATTTTTTTCTGACAGCCGGAACACGTCATTCCGAGGATATTATATTGTCTTTCCATGATCCTTGAATTTTATAGTACAAATTTCCAAAAACGGAACTTAAGCCTGTTATAAATTTAAGGATAATAGTTATAGAATTAGGAAAGGTTATTGAGATGAGGGTTTTATAGGTTTAGAAAAGAAAAAGAATTTGAGAGAGTGGGGAAGCCTGTGAGACTGTTTTCCCTTTAAAATAATTATTTTACTCATATTATCTCTCTCAAACGATCTGACTTTAGATTTTCTTTTTACTTAGACGCTGTCCAGCGGTTTCCTGTGATGATCTTTAAGTTTTTTGAATTCAGTAGGAGTAAAGCCTGTAATGGTACGGAATTGTGTAGACAGGTGCTGAACACTTTTGTAACCAAGCTTGCCTGCAATTTCCGTAAGGTTGAACTCATTATACAACAGAAGCTCCTTAACTTTTTCAATTTTCTGCAGGATAAAAAACTGTTCGAGCGTGATATTTTCGTTTTGAGAAAAAGTTTTTGAAAGAGAGCTGTATTCTTTATGAAGTTTTGAACTTAAATATTCAGAGAGGAGAAAGTTTTCGTCAATATCCATCCCGCTGATCTTGATGATGATGATGTTCTTAATCTTATCAACCAGCTGATGGGCAGAATCTTTAATCCTTTCAAAGCCTGTTTCCAGCAGTTTTTCTTCAATCTGATGCATAACTCCATCTGGAATTTCAGCTTCTGTTTCGGCTTCTCCAAGAATAACTGAATGAAGCGGCGTCCCGGCATCGTTAAATATTTTTTCAACGGCAGCAATACATCTGTTGCATACCATGTTCTTGATGAAGATCTTCATGGCTTGCTCAGTCTGTCTTTCACAAATTCAATCTGGGTTTTTCCGTGAGGAGCCGGATTTCCGTCAGCATCAAGGTTTACCATAACAATTTTATCAACGGTGATAATGGTCTGATGGGTCATTTTGTTGCGGACATCACATCTTAAGGTAATGGAAGATGATCCGAAATGTACAGCTTCAATTCCTATTTCAATAATATCTCCCTGTTTGGCAGAGCTTACGAAATTGATCTCTGAGATAAACTTCGTAACTACTTTTGTGTTTTCCAGCTGGATGATGGCGTATAGAGCAGCTTCTTCATCAATCCATTGAAGAAGTCTTCCTCCAAAAAGTGAATGATTGGGATTCAGGTCTTCGGGTTTTACCCATTTTCTGGTATGGTAGTTCATGTCTTTAATAATTTGCATGACAAATTTAGTGTTTAAAACCGGGTTTATCAAGGAAATACTATTTACTGATCTGAAGAAAACCATTCATTTTCTCAATCATTTTCTTTTGGAGCGCATTGCTTTTACTTTAACAACTGAGCTGTCATTTAACAATTGCTGGTATTCCTGGCTTTCTGCGGGATAAACAGCTACTTTTCCTTCCTTATTATGATGAAACCCGAATCCGTAGCGTTTGGCTAACGGAGAAGATCTCAGACATGGCTGCCCTTTTGAGAAAAACCTAATTCTTTCTGATTCTTTTTCACTTTCAGTAATATCATTCTTTAAAGCATAGCATTCAAAAATAATGTCATCTGACGAAAACTGATACGGATGTCCGGAAATTATTCCATACTGAAGGCTGGCTAATGTTTTTTCTTTCTTTTCAGGCGGGATTTGTGCCTGAGACACGGGGCAGTCTTCCGCCGTTTCAATAAGAGTATTGAGGTAATTGGTGGTATGCTGTTTCACATTAACGGATTTTTAATGACTCTAATATAATCTAAATTGGGATAAGATTATAGGAGGGAAGTAGTTGGCCTCAGATCACAAGTTCATGCTTCCCTCTTTCAGGGTATGATTTCTTATTCCTTATATTCCAGGATGTCTCCGGGCTGGCATTCGAGGGCTTTGCAGATGGCTTCAAGAGTACTGAATCTTATGGCTTTTGCCTTTCCGGTTTTCAGAATAGAAAGATTGGAGAGTGTAAGATCTACTTTTTCCGAAAGTTCGTTCAGTGACATTTTTCTTTTGGCCATGATGACATCTAAATTTACAATAATCGGCATAACTTATATGGTTAATTCATTTTCAGACTGAAGTTCAATTCCTCTTTTAAATACCTGGGCAATGATAAAGATAATTCCTCCGAAAAACAGATATTCAGATCCGGAACCTATAAATTCATACAGATTGGTAATGGGAGAAATCCCGGTTGTTACAGAGTCTTTATCAAAAAAATAAGACTCGGCAATAAGGGAAATAAGACCTATTGAAAGGGCTGCATAGCTAATTTTAGTAATCATT
This region of Chryseobacterium vaccae genomic DNA includes:
- a CDS encoding DUF72 domain-containing protein, translated to MKKESLYIGCSGFYNNDWKGSLYPENAQSKDFLTLYSQVFNSVEINSTFYRKPTAKTLLKWYNETPDHFRFFIKIPKIISHEKRLKACKEEITEFSSHIADHLKEKLSGFLYQFPPSFKNSPENLDLILNNINFGYINVIEFRHHSWWQENVFTLLKEHKIIFSGVSFPGDLPQDIIINHPGILYYRLHGKPILYKSEYSYSFLNDLAEEMLKAEKKVFIFFNNTWGTAAINNALYLKKLLEVD
- a CDS encoding heavy metal translocating P-type ATPase, with amino-acid sequence MERQYNILGMTCSGCQKKISEKLNSVHGVKADVNLENSTATITFDHEIELSALNQALSEIGKYRLEDPEKPEKAFVKPQDRVSPSSVYYCPMECEGDKVYFKQGERCPVCNMYLVPIEEKHAKDPNHKPTYSSSNLPESFKNNIGKYYCPMFCEGDKTYNSDTGCPVCHMHLEPITEELVKNASQHNHSHSHSHDHHHGHHHHEAPTVTDEMAGRYYCPMYCEGDKTYDSNVGCPVCGMDLVKYPEKKTAKYTCPMHPEIISDEPGSCPICGMDLVRMPDSGDDEEDETYNILKKKFFISLAFTIPVFILSMGGMFINFPFSHQIQGIIELILTLPVMFYSGWFLLKRGWISFKTWNLNMFSLIALGVAAAFIFSITAIAFPDIIPHEIRGHNHEIPLYFEAVCVILTLVILGQLMEAAAHKKTGNAIKELMNLSPDEANLMVNGEEKKVLLSQVKIGDLLKVKPGEKIPVDGKIIEGNSVVDESMITGEPVPVEKNIDDKVSSGTINGNQVFIMKAEKVGDETLLSQIIKMVNEASRSKAPIQKLTDKVSKVFVPVVILIAVLTFVLWQFFGPEGKRSLFAFVNAVAVLIVACPCALGLATPMSLMVGIGKGAKNGILIKNAEALEQMNKVNVLITDKTGTLTEGKPSVEYIETTGSEDKNQMLKLAFSLNQNSEHPLSNAVIKRAKEEHISAEKVDQFENISGKGVKGNINGKTVYLGNEGLLTSHNLSIPEHLKQKAVEVQSKAHTISYIAKDQIVLGFISFTDKIKESSKKAVRQLMDEGIDVMMMTGDNEHTAKAVADELGIQHFKANCLPEDKLNEVKRLQQQGKIVAMTGDGINDSPALAQSDVGIAMGTGTDVAIESAEITLLKGDILGVAKAKLLSEKLLKNIKENLFFAFIYNVLGVPVAAGLLYPFFGILLSPMIAAAAMSFSSLSVILNSLRLNSVDLDIKQR
- a CDS encoding helix-turn-helix domain-containing protein → MKIFIKNMVCNRCIAAVEKIFNDAGTPLHSVILGEAETEAEIPDGVMHQIEEKLLETGFERIKDSAHQLVDKIKNIIIIKISGMDIDENFLLSEYLSSKLHKEYSSLSKTFSQNENITLEQFFILQKIEKVKELLLYNEFNLTEIAGKLGYKSVQHLSTQFRTITGFTPTEFKKLKDHHRKPLDSV
- a CDS encoding acyl-CoA thioesterase is translated as MNYHTRKWVKPEDLNPNHSLFGGRLLQWIDEEAALYAIIQLENTKVVTKFISEINFVSSAKQGDIIEIGIEAVHFGSSSITLRCDVRNKMTHQTIITVDKIVMVNLDADGNPAPHGKTQIEFVKDRLSKP
- a CDS encoding DUF6157 family protein, which translates into the protein MKQHTTNYLNTLIETAEDCPVSQAQIPPEKKEKTLASLQYGIISGHPYQFSSDDIIFECYALKNDITESEKESERIRFFSKGQPCLRSSPLAKRYGFGFHHNKEGKVAVYPAESQEYQQLLNDSSVVKVKAMRSKRK
- a CDS encoding helix-turn-helix domain-containing protein, producing the protein MPIIVNLDVIMAKRKMSLNELSEKVDLTLSNLSILKTGKAKAIRFSTLEAICKALECQPGDILEYKE